The following are encoded together in the Pseudomonas maumuensis genome:
- a CDS encoding energy-coupling factor ABC transporter permease gives MADRDIVQVISAQVLSSTSLTLGWIGYVPLLIWAASRTRWVELFTDTRRQHLLFGTVFCLFILWLVRRDFDTGVSYHFIGMTAVTLLLDWPLAVLGGFLAQLGLLLMGRQDLAAIGVNGLLIVGLPVLVTEVCAILVERAQPRNLFVYIFCCGFFPAALTVLLCLMAGLGLLWMDERFAMPEWLSDFVGYLWLMMFPEAFINGTVISALVVFCPEWLETFNRSRYLQAPWKDEER, from the coding sequence ATGGCCGACAGGGATATTGTTCAGGTGATCAGCGCACAAGTCTTGTCCAGCACCAGCCTTACCCTTGGCTGGATAGGTTACGTGCCCCTGCTGATCTGGGCCGCCAGCCGCACCCGCTGGGTCGAGCTGTTCACCGACACCCGCCGCCAGCACCTGCTGTTCGGCACCGTGTTCTGCCTGTTCATACTCTGGCTGGTGCGCCGCGACTTCGATACCGGGGTGTCGTACCACTTCATCGGCATGACCGCCGTCACCTTGCTGCTGGACTGGCCATTGGCCGTGCTCGGGGGCTTTCTCGCCCAGCTCGGCCTGTTGCTGATGGGCCGGCAGGACCTCGCCGCCATCGGCGTCAACGGCCTGCTGATCGTCGGCCTGCCGGTGCTGGTCACCGAGGTGTGCGCGATCCTGGTCGAGCGCGCCCAGCCGCGCAACCTGTTCGTTTATATCTTCTGTTGCGGGTTCTTCCCGGCGGCGTTGACGGTGTTGCTGTGCCTGATGGCAGGGTTGGGGTTGCTGTGGATGGACGAGCGTTTCGCCATGCCGGAATGGCTAAGCGACTTCGTTGGCTACCTATGGCTGATGATGTTCCCCGAGGCATTTATCAACGGCACGGTGATCAGTGCGTTGGTGGTGTTCTGCCCGGAGTGGCTGGAGACCTTCAACCGCAGCCGCTATCTGCAGGCGCCGTGGAAGGATGAAGAGCGCTAA
- a CDS encoding outer membrane protein assembly factor BamD, with protein MQVKHLLLIAILGLTAACSSNKEVIDENLSEAELYQQAQADLDNSSYTSAVNKLKALESRYPFGRYADQAQLELIYANYKNSEPEAAKSAAERFIRLHPQHPNVDYAYYLKGLTSFDQDRGLLARFLPLDMTKRDPGAARDSYNEFAQLTSRFPNSRYAPDAKQRMIYLRNLLASYEIHVANYYLSREAYVAAANRGRYVVENFQETPSVGDGLAVMVESYQRMHLDELAATSLETLKLNYPDHPSLVDGQFVTKVDENGNRSWLSKATLGLIETKAPLPPGETRANQDVVKQFQDARSEMPEELLPKDENGDPILPEGPKEAEKDRSWFSYMTFGLFD; from the coding sequence ATGCAAGTGAAACACCTGCTGCTGATCGCCATCCTCGGGCTCACCGCTGCCTGTTCCTCGAACAAGGAAGTCATTGACGAGAACCTCAGCGAGGCCGAGCTGTACCAGCAGGCGCAGGCCGACCTGGACAACTCCAGCTATACCAGCGCCGTGAACAAGCTCAAGGCCCTGGAGTCGCGCTACCCGTTCGGCCGCTATGCCGACCAGGCCCAGCTCGAGCTGATCTACGCCAACTACAAGAACTCCGAGCCCGAGGCCGCCAAGTCGGCTGCCGAGCGCTTCATCCGCCTGCACCCGCAGCACCCGAACGTCGACTACGCCTACTACCTCAAGGGCCTGACCTCGTTCGACCAGGACCGCGGCCTGCTGGCGCGCTTCCTGCCGCTGGACATGACCAAGCGTGACCCGGGCGCCGCCCGCGACTCGTACAACGAGTTCGCCCAGCTGACCAGCCGCTTCCCCAACAGCCGCTACGCCCCGGACGCCAAGCAGCGCATGATCTACCTGCGCAACCTGCTGGCCTCCTACGAAATCCACGTGGCCAACTACTACCTGAGCCGCGAGGCCTATGTGGCCGCCGCCAACCGTGGCCGCTACGTGGTGGAGAACTTCCAGGAAACCCCGTCGGTGGGTGACGGCCTGGCGGTGATGGTCGAGTCGTACCAGCGCATGCACCTGGACGAGCTGGCCGCCACCAGCCTCGAGACCCTCAAGCTCAACTACCCGGACCACCCGAGCCTGGTCGATGGCCAGTTCGTCACCAAGGTCGACGAAAACGGCAACCGCTCGTGGCTGTCCAAGGCCACCCTGGGCCTGATCGAGACCAAGGCCCCGCTGCCGCCGGGCGAGACCCGCGCCAACCAGGACGTGGTCAAGCAGTTCCAGGACGCCCGCTCGGAAATGCCCGAGGAGCTGCTGCCCAAGGACGAAAACGGCGACCCGATTCTGCCGGAAGGTCCGAAGGAAGCCGAGAAGGACCGCAGCTGGTTCAGCTACATGACCTTCGGTCTGTTCGACTGA
- the pgeF gene encoding peptidoglycan editing factor PgeF, giving the protein MSGLTQALIVPDWPAPASVRACVTTREGGVSLPPYESFNLGDHVGDDPAAVAENRRRLSDEFAIQPAWLKQVHGLVVADADPAVVAEADASWTDQPGIACTVMTADCLPALFCDRAGTRVAAAHAGWRGLAGGVLEATLDRLALPPEEVLVWLGPAIGPQAFEVGMEVRDAFTAVHPEAAAAFVDGERPGKLMADIYQLARIRLGARGVTAVYGGGFCTVSDPRFFSYRRTPQGGRFASLVWLSPR; this is encoded by the coding sequence ATGAGTGGCCTGACGCAGGCGCTGATCGTTCCCGACTGGCCGGCCCCGGCCTCGGTACGCGCCTGTGTCACCACCCGCGAGGGCGGCGTCAGCCTGCCGCCCTATGAATCCTTCAATCTTGGCGACCATGTGGGCGATGATCCCGCTGCGGTTGCCGAGAACCGTCGTCGCCTCAGCGATGAATTCGCCATCCAGCCCGCCTGGCTCAAGCAGGTGCATGGGTTGGTGGTGGCCGACGCCGATCCCGCCGTGGTCGCCGAGGCCGATGCCAGCTGGACCGACCAGCCGGGCATCGCCTGCACCGTGATGACCGCCGATTGCCTGCCGGCCCTGTTCTGCGACCGTGCCGGTACCCGCGTGGCCGCTGCCCATGCCGGCTGGCGCGGGCTGGCCGGTGGCGTGCTGGAAGCCACCCTCGATCGCCTGGCCCTGCCACCCGAAGAGGTGCTGGTATGGCTGGGCCCGGCCATCGGGCCGCAGGCGTTCGAGGTGGGCATGGAAGTGCGCGATGCCTTTACCGCCGTGCATCCCGAGGCAGCCGCGGCGTTCGTCGACGGCGAGCGGCCGGGCAAGCTGATGGCCGATATCTACCAGTTGGCGCGGATCCGCCTGGGCGCGCGTGGGGTTACTGCCGTTTATGGTGGTGGCTTCTGCACGGTCAGCGACCCGCGGTTCTTCTCCTACCGCCGCACTCCTCAGGGTGGGCGGTTTGCTTCACTGGTGTGGCTCAGCCCTCGCTAA
- a CDS encoding NAD(P)/FAD-dependent oxidoreductase, translating into MTHRIVIVGGGAGGLELATRLGKSLGKRKQAEITLVDANLTHIWKPLLHEVAAGSLNSSEDELNYVAQAKWNHFNFQMGRMSGLDRESKLIQLAATLDDEGRELLPARTIGYDTLVIAVGSNTNDFGTLGAAQHCLFLDSRKQAERFHQQLLNHYLRAHAGDVASEQISVAIVGAGATGVELAAELHNAAHELAAYGLDKIQPKDMHITIIEAGPRVLPALPERISVPVHKTLEKLGVTVMTNAAVSEVTADGLKTASGEVIQASLKVWAAGIRAPGFLKDIDGLETNRINQLVVRPTLQTTLDDNIFAFGDCAACPQPGTDRNVPPRAQAAHQQASLLAKSLKLRLENKALPTYEYKDYGSLVSLSRFSAVGNLMGNLMGSVKLEGWLARMFYVSLYRMHQMALYGTFRTLMLMLGSKIGRGTEPRLKLH; encoded by the coding sequence ATGACTCATCGCATCGTGATTGTCGGCGGCGGCGCCGGCGGCCTGGAACTGGCGACCCGCCTGGGTAAAAGCCTGGGCAAGCGCAAACAGGCCGAGATCACCCTGGTTGATGCCAACCTGACGCACATCTGGAAGCCACTGCTGCACGAAGTGGCGGCCGGCTCACTGAACTCCTCGGAAGACGAACTGAACTACGTGGCCCAGGCCAAGTGGAACCACTTCAACTTCCAGATGGGGCGCATGAGCGGCCTGGACCGCGAAAGCAAATTGATCCAGCTGGCCGCGACCCTCGACGACGAGGGCCGTGAGCTGCTGCCTGCGCGCACCATCGGCTACGACACCCTGGTGATCGCCGTGGGCAGCAACACCAACGACTTCGGCACCCTGGGCGCGGCGCAGCACTGCCTGTTCCTCGACAGCCGCAAGCAGGCCGAGCGCTTCCACCAGCAACTGCTCAACCACTATCTGCGCGCCCATGCCGGTGATGTGGCCAGCGAGCAGATCAGCGTGGCCATCGTCGGCGCCGGCGCCACTGGCGTGGAGCTTGCCGCCGAGCTGCACAACGCGGCCCACGAGCTGGCGGCCTATGGCCTGGACAAGATCCAGCCGAAAGACATGCACATCACCATCATCGAAGCCGGCCCACGGGTGTTGCCGGCGCTGCCGGAGCGCATCAGCGTGCCGGTGCACAAGACCCTGGAAAAACTCGGGGTGACGGTGATGACCAACGCCGCGGTCAGCGAAGTGACCGCCGATGGCCTGAAGACCGCCTCGGGCGAAGTGATCCAGGCCAGCTTGAAGGTCTGGGCGGCGGGCATTCGCGCGCCGGGCTTCCTCAAGGACATCGACGGCCTGGAAACCAACCGCATCAACCAGCTGGTGGTGCGCCCGACCCTGCAGACCACCCTGGACGACAACATCTTCGCCTTCGGCGACTGCGCCGCCTGCCCGCAGCCGGGCACCGACCGCAATGTGCCGCCACGGGCCCAGGCCGCGCACCAGCAGGCCTCGCTGCTGGCCAAGAGCCTCAAGCTGCGCCTGGAGAACAAGGCGCTGCCGACCTACGAGTACAAGGACTATGGTTCGCTGGTATCGCTGTCGCGCTTCTCGGCGGTGGGCAACCTGATGGGTAACCTGATGGGCAGCGTCAAGCTGGAAGGTTGGCTGGCGCGGATGTTCTATGTGTCGCTGTATCGCATGCACCAGATGGCGCTGTACGGGACGTTCCGCACCTTGATGCTGATGCTGGGCAGCAAGATTGGCCGTGGCACCGAGCCGCGCCTGAAGCTGCACTGA
- a CDS encoding dihydrofolate reductase family protein — protein sequence MPLKASVFIATSLDGYIAREDGGLDWLMGATQSADDHGYAGFMAGVDTLVMGRGTFDKVMTFGEWPYPDTRVVVVSSTLEALPRGASERVELHPGPIPALLEHLQATGAKSLYLDGGKLIQGFLREGLVDELTITRIPVLLGQGIPLFGELAKDVLLQHMRTTSYESGFVQSTYRVVR from the coding sequence ATGCCACTCAAAGCCAGTGTTTTCATCGCCACCAGCCTGGATGGCTACATCGCCCGTGAAGATGGCGGCCTCGATTGGTTGATGGGCGCCACCCAGTCCGCTGACGACCATGGCTATGCCGGGTTCATGGCGGGTGTCGATACGTTGGTGATGGGGCGCGGCACCTTCGACAAGGTCATGACCTTTGGCGAGTGGCCCTATCCGGATACGCGAGTGGTAGTGGTCAGCAGTACCCTCGAGGCGCTGCCCAGGGGCGCATCGGAGCGCGTCGAGCTGCACCCGGGGCCGATCCCGGCGTTGCTCGAGCACCTGCAGGCCACGGGCGCAAAGAGCCTGTACCTGGATGGCGGCAAGCTGATTCAGGGGTTCTTGCGCGAGGGGCTGGTGGATGAACTGACCATCACCCGCATCCCCGTGCTGCTGGGGCAGGGGATACCGTTGTTCGGCGAGTTGGCGAAGGATGTGCTGTTGCAGCACATGAGAACGACCAGTTACGAGAGCGGGTTCGTACAGAGCACGTATCGCGTGGTCAGATAA
- a CDS encoding DUF1780 domain-containing protein, producing the protein MDDSDYLRLLTIQAEQANAFLSNARKWERERWVCQRLLQGLNIPYRSEDFTPAGQEPPDVLFRDAAFEVFFVLDEGRRLNDEWREELQRRRSAFSLAQLVRREQRPRRISAQELLARLAPTLRKKSHNYRERGLDLSELDIIAFASLKREVLDLNSHFPPPTEYLRQGWRSLSLVGPTFARVLFAHPDAPDFLRGNLGRSIVFDVGISL; encoded by the coding sequence ATGGATGACTCAGACTACCTCCGCCTGCTTACCATCCAGGCCGAGCAAGCCAATGCGTTCCTGTCCAATGCCCGCAAATGGGAGCGCGAGCGTTGGGTCTGCCAGCGCCTGCTGCAAGGGCTGAACATCCCCTACCGCAGCGAGGACTTCACCCCGGCCGGGCAAGAGCCGCCGGACGTGCTGTTCCGCGACGCTGCGTTCGAGGTGTTCTTCGTGCTCGACGAGGGCCGCCGGCTCAACGACGAATGGCGCGAGGAGCTGCAACGGCGGCGCAGCGCCTTCTCCCTGGCCCAGCTGGTGCGCCGCGAGCAGCGGCCCCGGCGCATCAGTGCCCAGGAACTGCTGGCGCGCCTGGCGCCGACCCTGCGCAAGAAGTCGCACAACTACCGCGAGCGCGGGCTGGACCTCAGCGAGCTGGACATCATCGCCTTCGCCAGCCTCAAGCGCGAGGTGCTCGACCTCAACAGCCACTTCCCGCCACCCACCGAGTACCTGCGCCAGGGCTGGCGGTCATTGTCGCTGGTGGGGCCGACCTTCGCCCGGGTGCTGTTCGCCCACCCGGACGCGCCGGATTTCCTGCGCGGCAACCTGGGGCGCAGCATCGTGTTCGACGTAGGCATCAGTCTTTGA
- the clpB gene encoding ATP-dependent chaperone ClpB, whose product MRIDRLTSKLQLALSDSQSLAVGMDHPAIEPLHLLQALIDQQGGSIKPLLMQVGFDVNSLRKALTKELDQLPKIQNPTGDVNMSQDLARLLNQADRLAQQKGDQFISSELVLLAAMDENSKVGKLLLGQGVSKKALENAINNLRGGAAVNDANAEESRQALDKYTVDLTKRAEEGKLDPVIGRDDEIRRTIQVLQRRTKNNPVLIGEPGVGKTAIAEGLAQRIINGEVPDGLKGKRLLALDMGALIAGAKYRGEFEERLKGLLNELSKQEGQIILFIDELHTMVGAGKGEGAMDAGNMLKPALARGELHCVGATTLNEYRQFIEKDAALERRFQKVLVEEPSEEDTIAILRGLKERYEVHHKVAITDGAIIAAAKLSHRYITDRQLPDKAIDLIDEAASRIRMEIDSKPEVLDRLDRRLIQLKVESQALKKEEDEAAKKRLEKLTEEIERLEREYSDLEEIWASEKAEVQGSAQIQQKIEQARQELEAARRKGDLSRMAELQYGVIPDLERSLQMVDQHGKTDNQLLRNKVTEEEIAEVVSKWTGIPVAKMLEGEREKLLKMESLLHERVIGQDEAVTAVANAVRRSRAGLSDPNRPSGSFLFLGPTGVGKTELCKALAEFLFDTEEAMVRIDMSEFMEKHSVARLIGAPPGYVGYEEGGYLTEAVRRKPYSVVLLDEVEKAHPDVFNVLLQVLEDGRLTDSHGRTVDFRNTVIVMTSNLGSAQIQELAGDREAQRAAVMDAVGAHFRPEFINRIDEVVVFEPLGREQIAGITEIQLGRLRGRLAERELSLSLSPEALDKLIAVGYDPVYGARPLKRAIQRWIENPLAQLILAGEFLPGAAITAKVEGDEIVFG is encoded by the coding sequence ATGCGAATAGACCGACTGACCAGCAAGCTGCAACTCGCGTTATCCGATTCCCAATCCCTGGCTGTGGGCATGGACCACCCGGCCATCGAGCCCCTGCACCTGCTGCAGGCGCTGATCGACCAGCAGGGCGGCTCGATCAAGCCGCTGCTGATGCAGGTCGGCTTCGACGTCAACAGCCTGCGCAAGGCGCTGACCAAAGAGCTCGACCAGCTGCCGAAAATCCAGAACCCCACCGGCGACGTGAACATGTCCCAGGACCTGGCGCGCCTGCTCAACCAGGCCGACCGCCTGGCCCAGCAGAAGGGCGACCAGTTCATCTCCAGCGAGCTGGTGCTGCTCGCCGCCATGGACGAGAACAGCAAGGTCGGCAAGCTGCTGCTCGGCCAGGGCGTGAGCAAGAAGGCCCTGGAAAACGCCATCAACAACCTGCGCGGCGGCGCGGCGGTGAACGACGCCAACGCCGAGGAGTCGCGCCAGGCCCTGGACAAGTACACCGTCGACCTCACCAAGCGCGCCGAGGAAGGCAAGCTCGACCCGGTGATCGGCCGCGACGACGAGATCCGCCGCACCATCCAGGTGCTGCAACGCCGCACCAAGAACAACCCGGTGCTGATCGGCGAGCCCGGCGTCGGCAAGACCGCCATCGCCGAAGGCCTGGCCCAGCGCATCATCAACGGCGAAGTGCCCGACGGCCTCAAGGGCAAGCGCCTGCTGGCGCTGGATATGGGCGCGCTGATCGCTGGCGCCAAGTACCGTGGCGAGTTCGAAGAGCGCCTCAAAGGCCTGCTCAACGAACTGAGCAAGCAGGAAGGCCAGATCATCCTGTTCATCGACGAGCTGCACACCATGGTCGGCGCCGGTAAAGGCGAGGGCGCCATGGACGCGGGCAACATGCTCAAGCCGGCCCTGGCCCGTGGCGAGCTGCACTGCGTCGGCGCCACCACGCTCAACGAGTACCGCCAGTTCATCGAGAAGGACGCCGCATTGGAGCGCCGCTTCCAGAAGGTGCTGGTCGAGGAGCCGAGCGAGGAAGACACCATCGCCATCCTGCGCGGCCTGAAAGAGCGCTATGAAGTGCATCACAAGGTGGCCATCACCGACGGCGCGATCATTGCCGCGGCCAAGCTCAGTCACCGCTACATCACCGATCGCCAGCTGCCGGACAAGGCCATCGACCTGATCGACGAAGCCGCGAGCCGCATCCGCATGGAGATCGACTCCAAGCCTGAGGTGCTCGACCGCCTCGACCGTCGCCTGATCCAGCTGAAGGTGGAATCCCAGGCGCTGAAGAAGGAAGAAGACGAAGCGGCGAAGAAACGCCTGGAGAAACTGACCGAGGAAATCGAGCGCCTGGAGCGCGAGTACTCCGACCTCGAAGAGATCTGGGCTTCGGAAAAGGCCGAGGTGCAAGGTTCGGCGCAGATCCAGCAGAAGATCGAGCAGGCCCGCCAGGAGCTGGAAGCCGCGCGCCGCAAGGGCGACCTCAGCCGCATGGCCGAGCTGCAGTACGGGGTGATCCCGGACCTGGAGCGCAGCCTGCAGATGGTCGACCAGCACGGCAAGACCGACAACCAGCTGCTGCGCAACAAGGTCACCGAGGAAGAGATTGCCGAAGTGGTGTCCAAATGGACCGGCATCCCGGTGGCGAAGATGCTCGAAGGCGAGCGTGAGAAGCTGCTGAAGATGGAAAGCCTGCTGCACGAACGGGTGATCGGCCAGGACGAGGCGGTGACCGCCGTGGCCAACGCCGTACGCCGTTCCCGCGCCGGGCTGTCCGACCCGAACCGCCCGAGTGGTTCGTTCCTGTTCCTTGGGCCCACCGGGGTGGGCAAGACCGAGCTGTGCAAGGCGCTGGCCGAGTTCCTCTTCGATACCGAAGAGGCCATGGTGCGCATCGACATGTCCGAGTTCATGGAGAAACACTCCGTGGCGCGTCTGATCGGTGCCCCGCCAGGGTATGTGGGCTATGAAGAGGGCGGTTACCTGACCGAGGCCGTGCGCCGCAAGCCGTACTCGGTGGTGCTGCTCGACGAGGTGGAGAAAGCCCACCCGGATGTGTTCAACGTGCTGCTGCAGGTGCTTGAAGATGGTCGCCTGACCGACAGCCACGGCCGCACCGTGGACTTCCGCAACACCGTGATCGTGATGACCTCCAACCTGGGCTCGGCGCAGATCCAGGAACTGGCCGGTGACCGCGAGGCACAGCGTGCGGCGGTGATGGACGCGGTGGGCGCGCATTTCCGTCCGGAGTTCATCAACCGCATCGACGAAGTGGTGGTGTTCGAACCGCTGGGCCGCGAGCAGATCGCCGGTATCACCGAGATCCAGCTTGGCCGCCTGCGTGGTCGCCTGGCCGAGCGCGAGCTGTCGCTGAGCCTGAGCCCGGAGGCGTTGGACAAGCTGATCGCCGTCGGTTACGACCCGGTGTACGGCGCACGGCCATTGAAGCGTGCGATCCAGCGCTGGATCGAGAACCCGCTGGCGCAACTGATCCTGGCGGGCGAGTTCCTGCCGGGTGCGGCGATCACCGCGAAGGTGGAGGGCGACGAGATCGTCTTTGGCTGA
- a CDS encoding DUF3094 family protein codes for MTSRLNPEDQRRVDEYLSAPQHQVERRPFRPWLLLLLVVAVTIGLGLLSRLLSGLVL; via the coding sequence ATGACCAGCCGCCTGAATCCTGAAGATCAGCGTCGCGTCGATGAGTATCTGAGCGCCCCCCAGCATCAAGTCGAGCGCCGGCCCTTCCGGCCGTGGCTGCTCCTGTTGCTGGTGGTGGCCGTGACCATCGGTCTGGGCCTGTTGAGCCGCCTACTGAGTGGACTGGTGCTATGA
- the rluD gene encoding 23S rRNA pseudouridine(1911/1915/1917) synthase RluD encodes MSEIIQLSAEVPSELGGQRLDQVAAQLFAEYSRSRLSSWIKDGRLTVDGAVLRPRDTVHTGSILALEAEQEAQGEWVAQDIELDIVYEDDQILVINKPAGLVVHPAAGHPDGTLLNALLHHVPDIVNVPRAGIVHRLDKDTTGLMVVAKTLQAQTNLVDQLQKRSVSRIYECIVVGVVIAGGKIDAPIGRHGGERQRMAVTDGGKPAVSHYRVLKRFRSHTHVRVKLETGRTHQIRVHMAHVGYPLVGDQTYGVRFRIPPAASVAMVEAVKNFPRQALHARFLALDHPTTGERMEWASPLPDDFLWLLSLLNDDRESFIG; translated from the coding sequence ATGTCCGAGATCATTCAACTTAGCGCAGAGGTCCCGTCCGAACTGGGCGGCCAACGCCTCGACCAGGTCGCCGCCCAATTGTTCGCCGAGTACTCGCGTTCGCGCCTGTCCTCGTGGATCAAAGATGGCCGCCTGACCGTCGATGGCGCGGTGCTGCGGCCGCGCGACACCGTCCACACCGGCTCCATCCTGGCCCTCGAGGCCGAGCAGGAGGCCCAGGGCGAATGGGTGGCTCAGGACATCGAGCTGGACATCGTCTATGAAGATGACCAGATCCTGGTGATCAACAAGCCGGCCGGGCTGGTGGTCCACCCGGCGGCGGGCCACCCCGACGGCACCCTGCTCAATGCCCTGCTGCACCATGTGCCGGACATCGTCAACGTACCGCGCGCCGGTATCGTGCATCGTCTAGACAAGGACACCACGGGCCTGATGGTGGTGGCCAAGACCCTGCAGGCGCAGACCAACCTGGTCGACCAACTGCAGAAGCGCTCGGTCAGCCGCATCTACGAGTGCATCGTGGTCGGCGTGGTGATCGCCGGCGGCAAGATCGACGCCCCGATCGGCCGCCACGGCGGCGAGCGCCAGCGCATGGCGGTCACCGACGGCGGCAAGCCGGCGGTCAGCCACTACCGCGTGCTCAAGCGCTTCCGCTCGCACACCCATGTGCGGGTCAAGCTGGAAACCGGCCGCACCCACCAGATCCGCGTGCATATGGCGCATGTCGGTTATCCGCTGGTCGGCGACCAGACCTACGGCGTGCGTTTCCGCATTCCGCCGGCCGCCAGCGTGGCCATGGTCGAGGCGGTGAAGAACTTCCCGCGCCAGGCCCTGCACGCCCGCTTCCTGGCCCTGGATCACCCGACCACCGGTGAGCGCATGGAATGGGCTTCGCCGCTGCCGGACGACTTCCTCTGGCTGCTGTCGCTGCTCAACGACGACCGCGAGAGCTTTATCGGATGA